A DNA window from Polyangiaceae bacterium contains the following coding sequences:
- the ftsE gene encoding cell division ATP-binding protein FtsE, with translation METGATSRGFRPVLRAGDKRFDPLAARRPILVFEDVHKAYRADAPVLRGLNLEIQRGEFVFITGPSGAGKSTLLRLLYASEFVDAGRILFMGREVGRLTGDSVPFLRRNIGIVFQDFKLVPNWSVLENVAMPLEVLGLSSRMIRKRVGEALERVGLGGRGPDRAGALSGGEQQRVAIARAIVGEPALVLADEPTGNLDPQLAIDILGLFEDIHETGVTVLFATHDRSLLDVRPRRVVVLDEGKATDVPDGLERLGRKVA, from the coding sequence ATGGAGACTGGGGCCACCAGCCGGGGTTTCCGCCCGGTGCTGCGTGCCGGCGACAAGCGCTTCGATCCCCTCGCCGCGCGACGGCCAATCCTGGTCTTCGAGGACGTCCACAAGGCCTACCGCGCCGATGCGCCGGTGCTGCGTGGTCTGAACCTCGAGATCCAGCGCGGGGAGTTCGTGTTCATCACCGGGCCCTCCGGCGCGGGAAAGAGCACGTTGCTTCGCCTCTTGTACGCATCGGAGTTCGTCGACGCCGGGCGCATCCTGTTCATGGGGCGGGAAGTGGGGCGCCTCACCGGCGATTCCGTTCCCTTTCTGCGCCGGAACATCGGCATCGTGTTCCAGGACTTCAAGTTGGTTCCCAACTGGTCCGTGTTGGAGAACGTGGCCATGCCCCTCGAGGTGCTGGGGCTCTCCTCTCGCATGATCCGCAAGCGGGTGGGCGAAGCCCTCGAGCGCGTGGGCCTGGGTGGCCGCGGGCCGGACCGAGCCGGCGCGCTTTCCGGGGGTGAGCAACAGCGCGTGGCGATCGCCCGGGCCATCGTCGGGGAGCCGGCCTTGGTGCTCGCGGACGAGCCCACGGGGAATCTCGATCCGCAGCTGGCCATCGACATCTTGGGGCTGTTCGAAGACATCCACGAGACCGGCGTCACGGTCCTGTTCGCGACCCACGACCGCTCGCTCCTGGACGTGCGTCCCCGGCGCGTCGTGGTGCTGGACGAAGGCAAGGCCACGGACGTCCCAGACGGGCTGGAACGACTCGGCCGGAAGGTGGCGTGA
- a CDS encoding ABC transporter permease, with protein sequence MTPIERAWRGSRNDWRLHLLSIFSVAVAFVCLASALLVVVNVHGVQARWAESGRASVYLTPEATPEQIQAIQSALRATQGVTDVHFVSSEDARREVVGESDSDVLAALPAEAFPASLEVHLADDDQSTRVGKLSAQLDALPAVESVETYQAWGQRLGTLLAGGVTAAIILAIVVLAAVISVVSSTIRLTLQRRRIEVEILKLVGATDSYVRRPFVVEGAAQGAIGAALAILILGVLYAVVRGHFDAHLAALLGVAPSFLPWTVALAMVALGGTLGASAAYASLRKLLVV encoded by the coding sequence ATGACTCCCATCGAACGAGCGTGGCGCGGCAGCCGAAATGACTGGCGGCTGCACCTGCTCAGCATCTTCTCCGTCGCCGTCGCCTTCGTGTGTCTCGCGAGCGCGCTGCTCGTCGTGGTGAACGTCCACGGTGTGCAAGCTCGCTGGGCCGAGAGCGGCCGCGCTTCCGTGTACCTGACTCCAGAGGCGACTCCGGAGCAGATCCAGGCCATCCAGTCCGCACTGCGCGCGACTCAGGGCGTGACGGACGTCCACTTCGTGAGCAGCGAGGACGCGCGCCGCGAGGTCGTGGGCGAATCCGACAGTGACGTGCTCGCCGCCCTGCCCGCCGAGGCGTTCCCCGCCTCTTTGGAGGTGCACTTGGCGGATGACGACCAATCGACGCGAGTGGGAAAGCTGAGCGCGCAGCTCGACGCGCTTCCCGCGGTGGAATCCGTGGAGACGTACCAGGCCTGGGGTCAGCGCTTGGGAACACTGCTGGCGGGCGGCGTCACGGCCGCCATCATCCTCGCGATCGTAGTGCTCGCCGCGGTGATCAGCGTGGTGAGCTCCACCATCCGGCTCACGCTTCAGCGTCGCCGGATCGAAGTGGAGATCCTGAAGCTCGTTGGTGCCACGGACTCCTACGTGCGGCGGCCCTTCGTCGTGGAAGGCGCTGCTCAAGGTGCCATCGGTGCTGCCCTCGCCATCTTGATTCTCGGCGTGCTGTACGCCGTCGTGCGCGGGCACTTCGACGCGCACCTCGCGGCGCTCCTGGGTGTGGCGCCCAGCTTTCTCCCCTGGACCGTGGCGCTCGCGATGGTCGCGCTGGGAGGCACTTTGGGTGCCTCGGCGGCCTACGCCAGCCTACGCAAACTCCTGGTCGTGTGA
- a CDS encoding peptidoglycan DD-metalloendopeptidase family protein: MKLRAVFPVVVALGAGIAVPASGQGYPSTRPVATAPVDVDRMLDDLDKQERELKRELDELAKDAKRAHTRTIARGRAYVRLVRAGLLPIGGGFEATVDHASRIERLRRALARDVELERKVAKRRVELAKKLDDLRARRGPLEVQQQAMAKARTALLAESDRALAFQRAFESSGPAQHTAVYGAGVGPSDPSELTAGFGSMKGRLPFPLPGRAEIRSARRPGADGPGLEMRVPRGSPVRAVYAGRVAFADTYAAYGKTVILDHGGGYYTVSANLEDLLVKAGDEVTAGTRIASVGDMGQGPMLYFEIRSGTETVDPAEWFGI; this comes from the coding sequence GTGAAGCTCCGGGCCGTCTTCCCTGTGGTCGTCGCCCTCGGCGCCGGGATCGCCGTTCCCGCGTCGGGCCAGGGCTATCCGTCAACCAGGCCCGTCGCCACGGCGCCGGTGGACGTCGACCGCATGCTCGACGATCTCGACAAGCAGGAGCGGGAGCTGAAGCGTGAGCTCGACGAGCTCGCCAAGGACGCCAAGCGTGCGCACACACGGACCATCGCTCGGGGGCGTGCCTACGTGCGTCTGGTACGGGCTGGACTGCTGCCCATTGGCGGCGGATTCGAAGCGACGGTGGACCACGCGTCGCGCATCGAGCGGCTGCGTCGAGCTTTGGCGCGAGACGTGGAGCTCGAACGCAAAGTGGCGAAGCGTCGCGTCGAGCTCGCCAAGAAGCTCGATGACCTGCGCGCACGCCGTGGGCCGCTCGAAGTGCAGCAGCAAGCCATGGCGAAGGCACGCACGGCGCTGTTGGCCGAGAGCGATCGCGCCCTCGCGTTCCAGCGCGCCTTCGAGAGCAGCGGCCCGGCTCAGCATACCGCCGTCTATGGCGCCGGCGTCGGGCCGAGCGACCCTTCGGAGCTCACCGCGGGGTTTGGCAGCATGAAGGGGCGGCTCCCCTTCCCGCTGCCAGGGCGCGCGGAGATCCGATCCGCACGGCGCCCCGGAGCCGACGGTCCGGGCCTCGAGATGCGGGTCCCCCGCGGCTCGCCGGTGCGTGCCGTGTACGCCGGGCGAGTTGCTTTCGCCGACACCTACGCCGCCTACGGCAAGACCGTGATCCTGGATCACGGCGGTGGCTACTACACCGTGAGCGCGAACCTCGAAGATCTGCTGGTGAAAGCCGGCGACGAGGTGACCGCCGGTACCCGCATCGCCTCCGTGGGCGACATGGGCCAGGGCCCGATGCTCTACTTCGAGATCCGGTCGGGGACGGAGACGGTGGACCCCGCCGAGTGGTTCGGGATCTGA